The sequence CGTCACCGACACGGAGAGGTAGATATCGGGATTCTGCTCCAGAAGCAGGCGGGCCAGCGTCGACTTTCCCGCCCCGGAGGGCGAGGAAAGGATCAGCATCAGCCCCCGCCGCCCGCCAATGGCGGCGCCTGGGGTCGCGGCATTTTCGTTGGTGTCGCTCACCCTGTCCCTCACTCGATGTTCTGAACCTGTTCGCGGAACTGTTCGACCACGCCTTTCAGCTCCAGCCCGATAGCCGTCAACGAGACGTCATTGGCCTTGGAGCAGAGCGTATTGGTTTCGCGGTTGAATTCCTGCGCGAGGAAATCGAGACGGCGACCGATGGCGCCACCTTCTCCCAGCATGGCACGCGCCGCCGCCACATGGGTCACCAACCGGTCCAGTTCCTCGCGCACATCCACCTTGGAGGCGATCATCAGCGCCTCCTGGTGCAGGCGGTCAGGGTCGAAATTGGCGCCCGTATCCATCAGCACGCGGATCTGGTCGGCCAGCTTCGCACGGATGGCCTCCGGCCGCCGAGCGGGATTCGCCTCGGCGGCGGCCGTGAGCCGGGCGATCGCGTCGAGACGATCGCCCAGCACGATCGCCAACGCGGCACCTTCCTGCACCCGCATGGCGGCAAGATCCGCCAGCGCCTGCTCGAAGCCGGCAATGATGGCCGTCTCCAGCGCCGCCCGCGCGTCGTCGCTTTCCTGTGCCTCGCTGATTTCAAGCACGCCCTTCAAACTGATGAGGCTTTCCAGTTGAACCGGGGGCGCGCCGAGATCCTCGGCCACGCGCCGCACCGACTGTGCGATGCTGCGCAACACGGCCTCATTGACGCGCACGCTGACCTCGGGGTCGGTGCGCGTGAGCGAGAGATTGGCATTGACGTTCCCGCGCGCGAGGACGCGCGCCGCGCTCTGCCGCAGGCCGTTCTCCAGCCCCTCC comes from Ancylobacter polymorphus and encodes:
- a CDS encoding YicC/YloC family endoribonuclease, with amino-acid sequence MTLASMTGFARAQGTSGAWSWAWELKSVNGKGLDVRLRLPGGWEGLENGLRQSAARVLARGNVNANLSLTRTDPEVSVRVNEAVLRSIAQSVRRVAEDLGAPPVQLESLISLKGVLEISEAQESDDARAALETAIIAGFEQALADLAAMRVQEGAALAIVLGDRLDAIARLTAAAEANPARRPEAIRAKLADQIRVLMDTGANFDPDRLHQEALMIASKVDVREELDRLVTHVAAARAMLGEGGAIGRRLDFLAQEFNRETNTLCSKANDVSLTAIGLELKGVVEQFREQVQNIE